One Betta splendens chromosome 8, fBetSpl5.4, whole genome shotgun sequence DNA segment encodes these proteins:
- the grna gene encoding granulin a produces the protein MQLWVVLCWAVLALVGAHQCPDGRRCEEGQTCCSDPASGFKCCPFDQAECCEDHIHCCPAATLCDVATSSCVNATVSMPWVERTSYSDPRLSKSFRMIKTYIGEDEDNVCPDLSRCPPEFSCLRALTKFGCCPLAHGSPCSDGKHCCPEDHQCSGDSRSCIKRELVTAVPCSDGKSECPQGTTCCETPDGKWGCCPMPKAVCCEDKVHCCPEGTACDIKQSKCISLSTKTAMPMWDKLPARIRAEWENQKGEHMTAEAAADSGSEKTQDTTANTVPPSQEEVSVSSVTKAAGSSDVPCSETVACPENYTCCGSQSGGWSCCPLPKAVCCKDHKGCCPKGKRCNLAKNTCEDDTSAVPMVTKVPAMPRQNVEARTVPCNSTASCPDGTTCCKTKDGGWACCPFPEAVCCNDFLHCCPHGKQCNLAAGTCDGETGVLPWAEKLPVIPRQNVEARNVPCNSTASCPDGTTCCKTKDGGWACCPFPEAVCCNDFLHCCPHGKQCNLAAGTCDGETGVLPWAEKLPVIPRQNVEARNVPCNSTASCPDGTTCCKTKDGGWACCPFPEAVCCNDFLHCCPHGKQCNLAAGTCDGETGALPWAEKLPVIPRQNVEARNVPCNSTASCPDGTTCCKTKDGGWACCPFPEAVCCNDFLHCCPHGKQCNLAAGTCDGETGALPWAEKLPVIPRQNVEARNVPCNSTASCPDGTTCCKTKDGGWACCPFPEAVCCNDFLHCCPHGKQCNLAAGTCDGETGVLPWAEKLPVIPRQNVEARNVPCNSTASCPDGTTCCKTKDGGWACCPFPEAVCCNDFLHCCPHGKQCNLAAGTCDGETGALPWAEKLPVIPRQNVEARNVPCNSTASCPDGTTCCKTKTGDWACCPLPEAVCCNDHEHCCPSGTTCDLTTVTCKGASGSSPMTRKKPAFTTVAPTTVAFSTQKHETGIVVAEQDEKWKEEDEEENTGAHNRVQCDAHTSCPQYTTCCFMVSTHKWGCCPLPQAVCCSDGSHCCPKQYKCDEHKTSCIKGEVVIPWYTKLQATTSADAPPGSEQCGGLNQCPKDTTCCRLKSGEWGCCPMQNAVCCPDQEHCCPKGYTCNMASKSCQKLHVETLLLTPVLLPKQQHQPSPVKSKDVPCDDKTKCRDGQTCCRVSATKWGCCPLPNAVCCSDMKHCCEAGYTCTDTGDCIKNTRFNWFNWHMFRANEKRALVV, from the exons ATGCAGCTGTGGGTTGTGCTCTGCTGGGCTGTTCTGGCCCTGGTTGGTGCTCACCAGTGTCCAGATGGAAGACGGTGCGAGGAAGGTCAAACCTGCTGCAGTGACCCGGCCAGTGGCTTCAAATGCTGCCCCTTCGATCAG GCTGAGTGTTGTGAGGATCACATCCACTGCtgtcctgcagccacactcTGCGATGTagccacatccagctgtgtgAATGCCACCGTGTCCATGCCATGGGTGGAAAGAACATCTTATAGTGACCCCAGACTCTCCAAA TCCTTCAGGATGATCAAAACATACATaggagaggatgaagacaaCGTCTGTCCTGACCTGTCACGATGCCCACCTGAGTTTTCCTGTCTGAGGGCCTTGACAAAGTTTGGCTGCTGCCCTCTAGCTCAT GGATCCCCCTGCTCTGATGGGAAACACTGCTGTCCTGAGGACCATCAGTGTAGCGGAGACAGTCGCTCCTGCATTAAAAGAG AACTTGTGACTGCAGTTCCATGCAGCGATGGAAAGTCTGAATGTCCACAAGGAACCACTTGCTGTGAAACCCCAGACGGAAAGTGGGGCTGCTGCCCAATGCCGAAG GCCGTGTGTTGTGAGGATAAGGTACACTGCTGTCCTGAGGGGACCGCTTGTGACATCAAACAGTCCAAATGTATTTCCTTGTCCACCAAAACAGCGATGCCTATGTGGGACAAACTCCCCGCCAGAATAAGAGCAGAGTGGGAGAACCAGAAAG GTGAACACATGActgcagaggcagctgctgacaGTGGATCTGAAAAAACTCAGGACACCACAGCGAATACGGTTCCTCCTTCACAAGAGGAAGTGTCTGTGTCATCTGTTACTAAGGCAGCTGGAA GTAGTGACGTGCCCTGTAGTGAAACCGTAGCCTGTCCAGAAAACTACACATGCTGTGGAAGCCAATCTggtggctggagctgctgtcctcTACCAAAG GCTGTTTGCTGTAAGGACCACAAGGGCTGCTGTCCAAAAGGTAAAAGGTGCAACCTGGCTAAAAACACCTGTGAAGATGACACAAGTGCCGTACCCATGGTCACAAAGGTACCAGCCATGCCTAGGCAAAATGTGGAAGCCAGAACTGTTCCATGCAACTCCACAGCCAGCTGCCCAGATGGTACCACGTGCTGCAAGACCAAGGATGGAGGCTGGGCTTGCTGTCCTTTCCCAGAG GCTGTCTGTTGTAACGACTTCCTACACTGTTGCCCGCATGGCAAACAATGTAACCTGGCTGCAGGGACCTGTGATGGTGAGACAGGAGTCTTACCATGGGCAGAGAAACTACCAGTCATCCCTAGGCAGAATGTGGAGGCCAGAAATGTTCCATGCAACTCCACAGCCAGCTGCCCAGATGGTACCACGTGCTGCAAGACCAAGGATGGAGGCTGGGCTTGCTGTCCTTTCCCAGAG GCTGTCTGTTGTAACGACTTCCTACACTGTTGCCCGCATGGCAAACAATGTAACCTGGCTGCAGGGACCTGTGATGGTGAGACAGGAGTCTTACCATGGGCAGAGAAACTACCAGTCATCCCTAGGCAGAATGTGGAGGCCAGAAATGTTCCATGCAACTCCACAGCCAGCTGCCCAGATGGTACCACGTGCTGCAAGACCAAGGATGGAGGCTGGGCTTGCTGTCCTTTCCCAGAG GCTGTCTGTTGTAACGACTTCCTACACTGTTGCCCGCATGGCAAACAATGTAACCTGGCTGCAGGGACCTGTGATGGTGAGACAGGAGCTTTACCATGGGCAGAGAAACTACCAGTCATCCCTAGGCAGAATGTGGAGGCCAGAAATGTTCCATGCAACTCCACAGCCAGCTGCCCAGATGGTACCACGTGCTGCAAGACCAAGGATGGAGGCTGGGCTTGCTGTCCTTTCCCAGAG GCTGTCTGTTGTAACGACTTCCTACACTGTTGCCCGCATGGCAAACAATGTAACCTGGCTGCAGGGACCTGTGATGGTGAGACAGGAGCTTTACCATGGGCAGAGAAACTACCAGTCATCCCTAGGCAGAATGTGGAGGCCAGAAATGTTCCATGCAACTCCACAGCCAGCTGCCCAGATGGTACCACGTGCTGCAAGACCAAGGATGGAGGCTGGGCTTGCTGTCCTTTCCCAGAG GCTGTCTGTTGTAACGACTTCCTACACTGTTGCCCGCATGGCAAACAATGTAACCTGGCTGCAGGGACCTGTGATGGTGAGACAGGAGTCTTACCATGGGCAGAGAAACTACCAGTCATCCCTAGGCAGAATGTGGAGGCCAGAAATGTTCCATGCAACTCCACAGCCAGCTGCCCAGATGGTACCACGTGCTGCAAGACCAAGGATGGAGGCTGGGCTTGCTGTCCTTTCCCAGAG GCTGTCTGTTGTAACGACTTCCTACACTGTTGCCCGCATGGCAAACAATGTAACCTGGCTGCAGGGACCTGTGATGGTGAGACAGGAGCTTTACCATGGGCAGAGAAACTACCAGTCATCCCTAGGCAGAATGTGGAGGCCAGAAATGTTCCATGCAACTCCACAGCCAGCTGCCCAGATGGTACCACGTGCTGCAAGACCAAAACAGGGGACTGGGCTTGCTGTCCCCTACCAGAG GCTGTCTGTTGCAACGACCATGAACACTGCTGTCCTTCTGGCACCACCTGTGACCTGACCACAGTCACCTGCAAGGGtgcctcaggctcctcacccATGACACGGAAAAAGCCTGCATTTACTACAGTGGCACCCACTACAGTAGCCTTCAGCACCCAAAAACACGAAACAGGCATAGTGGTAGCAGAGCAAGACGAGAAGtggaaggaggaagatgaggaggagaacacAGGAGCTCACAACAGAGTACAATGTGATGCCCACACCAGCTGCCCTCAATACACAACTTGCTGCTTCATGGTTTCTACTCACAAGTGGGGATGTTGTCCACTGCCCCAG GCAGTGTGCTGCTCTGATGGGAGCCACTGTTGCCCCAAACAGTACAAGTGTGATGAGCACAAGACATCATGCATCAAAGGGGAAGTGGTGATCCCATGGTACACCAAGCTTCAGGCGACCACCAGTGCTGATGCTCCTCCCGGCTCTGAGCAGTGTGGCGGTCTGAATCAGTGTCCTAAAGACACCACCTGCTGTCGGCTGAAGTCCGGCGAGTGGGGCTGTTGCCCGATGCAAAAC GCTGTGTGCTGTCCAGACCAGGAACACTGCTGCCCAAAGGGCTACACCTGCAACATGGCCTCAAAGTCTTGTCAGAAGTTGCATGTGGAGACTCTTCTACTGACACCTGTGTTGCTGCCTAAACAGCAACACCAGCCCAGTCCTGTAAAGTCCAAAGACGTGCCATGTGACGACAAAACCAAGTGTAGAGATGGGCAGACCTGCTGCAGGGTGTCTGCCACTAAATGGGGCTGCTGTCCACTGCCTAAT GCGGTGTGCTGCAGCGACATGAAGCACTGCTGCGAGGCCGGGTACACCTGCACTGACACTGGTGACTGCATTAAGAACACCAGGTTCAACTGGTTCAACTGGCATATGTTCCGTGCCAATGAAAAGAGAGCTCTAGTTGTGTAA